A stretch of Porites lutea chromosome 5, jaPorLute2.1, whole genome shotgun sequence DNA encodes these proteins:
- the LOC140938925 gene encoding toll-like receptor 2 produces the protein MDTASSITYDNKPRKAVIISVAVVAFVLLLLALFGYWYFHHQRGRSYYTDVKDTEVEFDAFIIYSTADQEWVKTTLLPILEEKNALKCCVHYRDFVPGKPFRENMADSVYKSRKTIAVVSRNFFKSRYCHHEMDMALGRLVERGDNSVIVIRLDDVEGRKLPKALKERSYIDYFKSNDKEMWAKQLTHCFKDPIQPRVAQNRFV, from the exons ATGGATACAGCTTCATCAATCACAT ATGACAACAAGCCGCGCAAGGCTGTCATCATTTCAGTTGCAGTCGTCGCTTTCGTGTTACTTCTTTTGGCTCTGTTCGGTTACTGGTACTTTCATCACCAACGTGGGAGATCATACTACACAG ACGTTAAAGATACGGAAGTCGAATTTGATGCTTTCATCATATACAGCACAGCAGACCAGGAGTGGGTTAAGACCACACTACTTCCAATTCTTGAAGAAAAGAATGCTTTGAAGTGTTGTGTTCACTACAGAGATTTCGTACCTGGAAAGCCTTTTAGAGAAAATATGGCAGACAGTGTTTACAAGAGCAGGAAAACCATCGCTGTGGTATCACGAAATTTCTTTAAAAGCAGATATTGCCATCATGAAATGGATATGGCTTTAGGACGATTAGTCGAGAGAGGAGACAATAGTGTGATTGTCATTAGACTCGATGATGTCGAGGGAAGGAAACTCCCTAAAGCACTTAAAGAAAGGAGCTATATCGATTATTTCAAGTCAAATGACAAGGAAATGTGGGCGAAACAGCTGACCCATTGTTTCAAAGACCCCATTCAACCGAGGGTTGCACAAAATAGGTTTGTCTGA